A single region of the Apodemus sylvaticus chromosome 7, mApoSyl1.1, whole genome shotgun sequence genome encodes:
- the Mst1r gene encoding macrophage-stimulating protein receptor isoform X2, with product MGLPLPPLQSSLLLMLLMRLPAASTNPDWQCPRIPYAASRDFNVKYVVPSFSAGGRVQATAVYEDSKHSAVFVATRNRLHVLGPDLQFIESLTTGPVGDPGCQTCASCGPGPHGPPNDTDTLVLVMEPGLPALVSCGSTLQGRCFLHELEPGEKGLHLAAPACLFSASSNTPEACPDCVASPLGTRVTVVEQGHASFFYVASSLDPALAARFSPRSVSIRRLKADTSGFQPGFPSLSVLPKYLASYLIKYVYSFHSGNFVYFLTVQPISVTSPPSALQTRLVRLNAVEPEIGDYRELVLDCRFAPKRRRRRRGASEGTQPYPVLQAAHSAPVGAKLAVELSIPEGQEVLFGVFVAVKDGGSGMGPSSVVCAFPIHHLDVLIEEGVEFCCHSANSSFPLPRGLDFFQTPSFCPNPPGGEASSPSSRCHYFPLMVYDSFTRVDLFNGMLGSAKVTALHVTRLGNVTVAHMGTADGRVLQVEIARSLNYLPYVSNFSLGSSGQPVHRDISRLGNDLLFASGDQVFKVPIQGPGCRHFLTCWRCLKAQRFMGCGWCGDRCGRQKECPGSWQQDHCPPEISEFYPHSGPLRGTTRLTLCGSNFYLQPNSVVPEGTHRITVGQSPCRPLPRDASSRRPGSPKEFIEELECELEPLVTQAVGTTNISLFITDMPAGKHFRVEGVSVQEGFSFMEPVLISIKPAFGPRAGGTYLTLKGRSLSVGTSRAVLVNGTQCRLEQVSEEQILCVTPPGAGTARVPLHLQIGGAEVPGSWNFHYKEDPVVLDVSPKCGYSGSHVTIHGQHLTSAWHLGMSFHDGQRTVENRCARQFLEQQQQCRLPEYVVRNSQGWATGNLSVWGDGAAAFTLPGFRFLPPPSLPRALVPLKPEEHSVKVEYLGLSAVADCVTVNMTVGGEVCQHEFRGDMVICPLPPSLQLGKDGVPLQVCVDGGCHILDHVVRSGPGRASQRTLLIALLALILLVAVLAIALVFNSRRRKKQLVLAPDLDDLTSLDRSPRAMSLSMFRCGSDYRSGLADTAPRSPNHEEPFESRDGARVPLLRTESIRLQDLDRTLLAEVKDVLIPHEQVVIHTDQVIGKGHFGVVYHGEYTDEAQNQIHCAIKSLSRITEVQEVEAFLREGLLMRGLHHPNILALIGIMLPPEGLPRVLLPYMRHGDLLRFIRSPQRNPTVKDLISFGLQVACGMEYLAEQKFVHRDLAARNCMLDESFTVKVADFGLARGILDKEYYSIRQQRHARLPVKWMALESLQTYRFTTKSDVWSFGVLLWELLTRGAPPYPHIDPFDLSHFLSQGRRLPQPEYCPDALYQVMLRCWEADPAARPTFSALVPEVKQVVASLLGDHYVQLTAAYVNVGPGAVDDGSVFPEQAQSSPQHHRSTSRPRPLSEPPLPT from the exons ATGGGGCTGCCTCTGCCACCGCTACAGTCCTCTCTGCTGCTGATGCTTCTTATGCGGCTGCCGGCGGCGTCCACCAACCCGGACTGGCAGTGCCCACGAATACCCTACGCAGCCTCCCGAGACTTCAATGTTAAGTACGTGGTCCCCAGTTTCTCCGCGGGGGGCCGGGTACAGGCCACCGCAGTCTACGAGGACAGTAAACATAGTGCGGTGTTTGTGGCCACACGCAATCGCCTACACGTGCTTGGGCCTGACCTGCAGTTTATAGAGAGCCTGACCACCGGCCCTGTGGGGGACCCTGGCTGCCAGACTTGTGCGAGCTGTGGTCCAGGCCCTCATGGACCACCAAACGACACAGACACACTGGTACTAGTGATGGAGCCAGGTTTGCCAGCCCTGGTCAGCTGTGGCTCAACCCTACAGGGCCGCTGCTTCCTGCATGAGCTGGAGCCTGGGGAGAAAGGCCTGCACTTAGCAGCCCCAGCCTGCCTCTTCTCAGCAAGCAGTAACACGCCTGAGGCCTGCCCCGACTGTGTGGCTAGCCCCCTGGGCACTCGTGTGACTGTGGTGGAGCAGGGCCACGCTTCCTTCTTCTATGTGGCATCTTCGCTAGACCCGGCGTTGGCCGCTCGCTTTAGCCCACGCTCCGTGTCCATCCGTCGGCTAAAAGCGGATACTTCTGGATTCCAACCAGGTTTTCCGTCGCTGTCTGTGCTGCCCAAATATTTGGCCTCCTACCTCATCAAGTATGTGTACAGCTTCCACTCAGGAAACTTTGTCTACTTTCTGACTGTACAACCCATCAGCGTCACAAGCCCTCCCAGTGCCTTGCAAACACGTCTGGTCCGGCTCAATGCTGTGGAGCCAGAGATTGGCGACTACCGGGAGCTGGTCCTGGACTGTCGTTTTGCACCTAAACGCCGGCGCCGCCGCCGTGGAGCCTCAGAGGGCACACAGCCTTACCCAGTGCTTCAGGCAGCCCACTCTGCTCCAGTAGGCGCCAAACTGGCTGTGGAGCTGAGCATTCCAGAGGGCCAGGAAGTGCTTTTTGGGGTCTTTGTGGCTGTCAAGGATGGCGGCTCCGGCATGGGTCCCAGCTCTGTTGTATGCGCTTTCCCCATTCACCATCTGGACGTCCTGATTGAAGAAGGTGTAGAATTTTGCTGTCATTCTGCAAATTCTTCTTTCCCCTTGCCGAGAGGCCTCGACTTCTTCCAGACGCCCAGTTTTTGTCCTAACCCG CCTGGTGGAGAGGCCTCCAGCCCCAGCTCCCGATGCCACTACTTCCCCTTGATGGTCTACGATAGCTTCACACGTGTGGACCTCTTCAATGGGATGTTAGGGTCAGCGAAGGTCACTGCGCTGCACGTGACACGCCTTGGCAATGTTACAGTGGCCCACATGGGCACTGCAGATGGGCGTGTCCTACAG GTGGAGATAGCCAGGTCACTCAACTACTTGCCGTATGTGTCCAACTTCTCCCTGGGTAGCAGTGGACAGCCTGTTCACCGGGACATCAGCCGCCTCGGGAATGACCTACTCTTTGCCTCTGGGGACCAG GTCTTCAAGGTGCCCATCCAGGGCCCTGGCTGTCGTCATTTTCTCACCTGTTGGCGCTGCCTGAAAGCGCAGCGCTTCATGGGATGTGGCTGGTGTGGAGACCGGTGTGGCCGGCAGAAGGAGTGTCCTGGCTCTTGGCAACAGGACCACTGTCCACCTGAGATCAGTGAG TTCTATCCTCACAGTGGGCCTCTAAGGGGCACTACAAGGCTCACCCTATGTGGCTCCAACTTCTACCTGCAACCCAACAGTGTGGTACCTGAAGGAACACACCGGATCACTGTGGGCCAAAGTCCCTGCCGACCGCTGCCTAGGGACGCTTCAAGCCGTAG GCCAGGGTCCCCCAAGGAATTCATTGAGGAACTTGAATGTGAGTTGGAGCCTCTGGTCACCCAGGCAGTGGGCACTACAAACATCAGCCTTTTCATCACTGACATGCCAGCGGGCAAGCACTTCCGAGTGGAAGGCGTCTCTGTGCAGGAAGGCTTCTCTTTCATG GAGCCAGTGCTGATATCAATAAAACCTGCCTTTGGCCCACGAGCTGGGGGTACTTATCTCACCCTTAAAGGCCGGAGCCTGTCTGTCGGCACCAGCCGAGCTGTGTTGGTCAACGGAACTCAGTGCCGGCTGGAACA GGTCAGTGAGGAGCAGATCTTGTGTGTAACACCTCCTGGAGCTGGCACGGCCAGGGTCCCCCTTCATCTGCAGATAGGGGGTGCTGAGGTGCCTGGTTCCTGGAACTTTCACTACAAGGAAGACCCTGTTGTGTTGGACGTCAGTCCCAAGTGTGGCTATAG TGGTTCCCACGTCACGATCCATGGCCAGCATCTGACGTCAGCATGGCACCTAGGGATGTCATTCCATGATGGTCAAAGGACAGTGGAGAACAGG TGTGCAAGGCAGTTTCtggaacagcagcaacagtgccGCCTGCCTGAATATGTGGTCCGAAACTCTCAGGGGTGGGCGACGGGGAACCTGAGCGTCTGGGGGGATGGAGCAGCTGCCTTCACGCTGCCTGGTTTTCGCTTCCTGCCCCCACCCAGTCTACCCAGAGCTCTGGTTCCACTGAAGCCTGAAGAGCATTCAGTTAAGGTTGAG TATCTTGGGCTGAGCGCTGTGGCAGACTGCGTGACTGTGAACATGACCGTGGGTGGTGAGGTCTGCCAACATGAGTTCCGGGGGGATATGGTGatctgccctctgcccccttCCCTGCAACTTGGCAAGGATGGTGTCCCATTGCAG GTCTGTGTAGACGGTGGCTGTCACATCCTGGACCATGTGGTTCGGTCAGGCCCAGGCAGGGCCTCACAGAGAACGCTCCTCATTGCTCTTCTGGCCTTGATCCTGCTTGTGGCTGTGCTGGCCATTGCCTTGGTCTTTAACTCCCGAAGACGGAAGAAGCAGCTGG TCCTTGCTCCCGACCTGGATGACCTGACATCCCTGGATCGGTCCCCCAGAGCCATGTCCCTGTCTATGTTCCGCTGTGGCTCTGACTACAGAAGTGGCCTTG CGGATACAGCTCCCAGATCTCCGAACCATGAAGAACCTTTTGAGAGTAGGGATGGGGCAAGAGTTCCACTGCTGCGGACGGAGTCTATCCGGCTCCAGGATCTGGACAGAACGCTCCTAGCTGAGGTCAAGGATGTACTGATTCCCCACGAGCAAGTGGTCATTCACACTGACCAAGTCATTGGCAAAG GCCACTTTGGTGTTGTCTACCACGGAGAATATACAGACGAGGCACAGAATCAGATCCACTGTGCCATCAAGTCTCTGAGCC GCATCACCGAGGTGCAAGAGGTGGAGGCTTTCCTGCGGGAGGGGCTGCTCATGCGCGGCCTACATCACCCCAACATCCTGGCTCTCATCGGCATCATGCTGCCCCCCGAGGGCCTTCCCCGGGTGCTGCTGCCCTATATGCGCCACGGAGACCTGCTTCGTTTCATTCGCTCCCCTCAGAGG AACCCCACTGTGAAGGACCTCATCAGCTTCGGCCTGCAGGTAGCCTGTGGCATGGAGTACCTGGCAGAGCAGAAGTTTGTGCACAGAGACCTGGCTGCTAGGAACTGCAT GCTGGACGAGTCATTCACAGTCAAGGTGGCTGACTTTGGTCTGGCACGTGGCATCCTAGACAAGGAATACTATAGCATTCGCCAGCAGCGCCATGCTCGCCTGCCTGTCAAGTGGATGGCGCTGGAGAGCCTGCAGACCTACAGATTCACCACCAAGTCCGATGTG TGGTCATTCGGTGTGCTGTTGTGGGAGCTTCTAACACGGGGTGCCCCACCCTATCCCCATATCGATCCCTTCGACCTCTCTCACTTCCTGTCTCAGGGCCGACGCCTGCCACAGCCTGAGTATTGTCCCGATGCACT GTACCAGGTGATGCTTCGTTGCTGGGAGGCTGACCCAGCAGCACGACCCACCTTCAGCGCCCTAGTGCCGGAAGTAAAGCAGGTAGTGGCCTCCCTGCTTGGGGACCACTACGTACAGCTGACTGCAGCTTATGTGAACGTAGGCCCCGGCGCGGTGGATGACGGGAGTGTGTTTCCGGAGCAGGCACAGTCCTCGCCTCAGCATCACAGGAGCACGTCGAGGCCCCGGCCTCTCTCAGAGCCACCTCTGCCCACTTGA